The Bacillota bacterium DNA segment ATCCCGCTGCTTTCTTTAAAGCTTCTTTAGCTGCCTCCTTGAATATCTCGCCAGTCCCAGTCGCTTCGGAAATAGTGTCAACCTTGTCAGGGTTCTGCTTTTCAATCAGCTGCTTTTCATATTCGGGAACCGCTTCAACCGCCTGCTGCCAGGGGTAATCAGCGCCTTTAGGCTTTCCGTCACTGCCGTATTCAACAAAATCAACTGCAG contains these protein-coding regions:
- a CDS encoding FMN-binding protein produces the protein MNRTWIAIVVAALIIGGAWYLNSRRGAVTYQDGTYEARTAEDAHGNYGTIEIKIENGKITAVDFVEYGSDGKPKGADYPWQQAVEAVPEYEKQLIEKQNPDKVDTISEATGTGEIFKEAAKEALKKAAG